A window of Suncus etruscus isolate mSunEtr1 chromosome 4, mSunEtr1.pri.cur, whole genome shotgun sequence contains these coding sequences:
- the LOC126006645 gene encoding phospholipase A2, membrane associated-like, with protein sequence MKILLLLAMIVTFGLLPAHGALWNFGIMINKVTGKNAVTDYGFYGCYCGYKGKGSPKDATDRCCFAHDCCYRQLMKKGCGTKGLNYKADYKGNQIICANQDSCRKQLCECDKKAALCFKNNSRSYNKKLKYYNNKNCSGKAPKC encoded by the exons ATGAAGATCCTCCTGCTGTTGGCAATGATCGTGACCTTTG GTCTACTGCCAGCCCATGGGGCTTTGTGGAATTTTGGAATCATGATTAATAAAGTAACAGGAAAGAATGCAGTAACCGATTATGGCTTCTATGGTTGCTATTGTGGCTATAAAGGCAAAGGATCCCCCAAGGATGCAACAGACCG GTgctgctttgcacatgactgttGCTACCGCCAGCTGATGAAAAAGGGATGTGGAACCAAAGGTCTGAACTACAAAGCTGATTACAAAGGGAACCAAATCATCTGTG CCAATCAAGACTCATGTAGAAAACAACTGTGTGAGTGTGATAAAAAGGCTGCCCTCTGCTTTAAGAACAACAGTAGAAGctataataaaaagttaaaatactaCAATAACAAGAACTGCAGTGGCAAGGCCCCCAAGTGTTGA